Proteins encoded together in one Catalinimonas alkaloidigena window:
- a CDS encoding thioredoxin family protein, with protein sequence MAVLVASDRDFNRFLQQYPKVVVKYHAGWCGSCRLFDPKFRRLSEEDGFRDVTFLDVDAEQNPEARKAVGVTDLPFFAVFQNGQLQDTLASRKEEQVVALIRKLHG encoded by the coding sequence ATGGCCGTTTTGGTGGCATCTGACCGCGATTTTAACCGTTTCCTCCAGCAGTATCCTAAAGTAGTGGTAAAATACCACGCAGGCTGGTGTGGTTCGTGTCGTTTGTTCGATCCTAAGTTTCGTCGGCTTTCCGAAGAAGACGGCTTTCGGGATGTCACGTTTCTGGATGTAGACGCCGAGCAGAACCCAGAGGCGCGGAAGGCGGTGGGCGTTACTGATCTGCCCTTTTTTGCGGTTTTTCAGAACGGACAATTGCAAGACACCCTGGCGTCGCGTAAAGAAGAGCAGGTGGTAGCTTTGATTCGTAAGTTGCACGGATGA